A stretch of the Papaver somniferum cultivar HN1 chromosome 6, ASM357369v1, whole genome shotgun sequence genome encodes the following:
- the LOC113290482 gene encoding uncharacterized protein LOC113290482, with protein sequence MKHKDYVGARRKLLDAQKSYLGLEYIDELIKVGDIVCTAESQRKSGSDWHLVLQTNKAANGSDIVFEYTELVRSLEPVKNKFPETQSAFGVIEKAYCVLSDREKRCEVDSRRAGSLGSCGSAVPLDIANEGKRVEADEPMVDAGAVDDSSSVMGQADVQDLGSLVCTDSSAAIMDATDSAAVMKEATDSTAAGVVVAVSVEASVTVTQSVVTEFLCSFEEFQNKEADREPEVPNHPSGGSMHSPSIQNSQVSEVIRDLGFQVKSESISTDCASIIENSKLKGNLNADNFLIEQNVVMPEMVQPLSNDVSPDNRTLRSPVGQEPCENQDSMEGEFDETRAIVNLDKKNDASLEKLNLDRSTGDESMEEHISESRHVESKHNSDEMREKNSLPEVNDVKQENHVGLTRDSISDKGISPEGKMSHGVPCEKQKLEDKVDDSNLKLKCIYVLPRCQSLLVVSKLSNVFSDCLLQIVARPKRVIVADQEVDKNNKPPKRRRRWSSEAQKVPELQASTLKSCTTLKNAFPSDAPKQSVAKSDSELSPESAQGCVVSPSAKPPTTSLRIDNFLRPFTLKAVQELLAKTGAVCSFWMDHIKTHCYVTYSSVEEATETRNAVCNLQWPTYDGKLLFADFVDPQDVKMRAEAPAAAPVSTTPKSTSPTAPLSSKPPFEASFRQAVQRKQLPPPPPPPLMTSKRPAPTRDHLPLPPPPPLPQNENPRIVAMDDFFMRTTCTPRIYFLPLSEEQVAAKLATQGKNTK encoded by the exons ATGAAGCACAAAGATTATGTTGGTGCTAGGAGAAAGTTGCTGGATGCACAGAAATCATATCTAGGACTTGAATATATTGATGAATTGATAAAAGTAGGTGACATAGTATGTACAGCTGAGTCTCAAAGGAAGAGTGGAAGTGATTGGCACTTGGTTCTCCAGACTAACAAGGCAGCCAATGGGTCTGACATAGTGTTTGAGTACACAGAGCTGGTCAGAAGTTTGGAACCTGTTAAGAACAAGTTTCCGGAAACTCAATCAGCTTTCGGGGTCATCGAAAAAGCTTATTGTGTGCTTTCAGATAGAGAAAAACGTTGCGAGGTTGATTCAAGAAGAGCTGGAAGCTTGGGTTCTTGTGGTTCTGCGGTGCCATTAGATATAGCTAATGAAGGCAAAAGGGTTGAAGCTGATGAGCCTATGGTTGATGCTGGTGCTGTTGATGACAGTTCCTCTGTAATGGGTCAGGCTGATGTTCAGGATCTGGGGTCATTGGTTTGTACTGATTCTAGTGCAGCAATTATGGATGCTACTGATTCTGCGGCAGTAATGAAGGAGGCTACTGATTCTACTGCAGCGGGCGTGGTTGTTGCAGTTTCTGTGGAAGCCAGTGTCACAGTCACCCAGAGTGTGGTTACCGAGTTTTTATGCAGTTTTGAAGAATTTCAGAACAAGGAAGCTGATAGGGAGCCTGAGGTTCCAAATCATCCTTCTGGGGGTTCGATGCATAGCCCGTCCATTCAAAATAGTCAGGTATCTGAAGTTATCCGTgatttagggtttcaagtaaagTCTGAGTCTATTTCTACTGATTGTGCGTCAATTATTGAAAACAGCAAACTAAAGGGTAATTTAAATGCTGATAATTTCCTTATAGAACAAAATGTTGTTATGCCGGAGATGGTGCAACCATTATCCAACGATGTTTCTCCAGATAATCGAACTCTGCGTTCTCCGGTTGGTCAAGAGCCGTGTGAGAACCAGGACTCTATGGAAGGGGAGTTTGATGAGACTAGGGCTATTGTGAACCTTGATAAGAAAAATGATGCCTCGTTGGAAAAATTGAATCTAGATAGGAGTACAGGGGATGAATCTATGGAGGAACACATATCAGAGAGTAGGCATGTTGagtcaaaacataattctgatgaGATGAGAGAGAAAAATAGCTTACCCGAGGttaatgatgtaaaacaagaaaATCATGTTGGTCTTACGAGGGACAGCATTTCTGATAAGGGCATTTCTCCTGAAGGGAAGATGAGTCATGGTGTTCCTTGTGAGAAACAAAAACTCGAAGATAAAGTTGATGACTCTAATCTTAAACTGAAATGTATATATGTTCTACCAAG ATGTCAAAGCTTGCTGGTTGTTTCAAAATTGAGTAATGTTTTTAGTGACTGCCTATTGCAGATAGTCGCCAGGCCTAAAAGGGTTATAGTAGCAG ATCAAGAAGTTGACAAGAACAATAAACCTCCGAAGAGGCGGCGTAGgtggagttcagaagctcaaaAAGTTCCTGAACTGCAAGCCTCTACTCTTAAATCTTGCACAACATTGAAAAATGCATTTCCATCTGATGCACCCAAACAGAGCGTTGCTAAATCTGACTCAGAACTCAGCCCTGAAAGTGCACAAGGGTGTGTGG TTTCACCATCAGCAAAGCCTCCGACAACTTCACTTAGAATCGACAATTTTCTACGGCCATTCACTCTAAAAGCGGTGCAGGAACTTTTGGCAAAAACTGGTGCTGTATGCAGTTTCTGGATGGACCACATTAAGACGCACTGCTATGTAACG TATTCGTCTGTGGAGGAAGCGACAGAGACTCGGAATGCTGTATGTAATTTGCAGTGGCCTACCTATGATGGAAAGCTGCTGTTTGCTGATTTTGTTGACCCTCAAGATGTGAAAATGCGTGCTGAAGCACCTGCTGCAGCTCCTGTCAGCACCACCCCAAAAAGTACTTCGCCAACAGCACCATTATCTTCCAAACCACCATTTGAAGCTTCTTTCCGTCAAGCAGTCCAGAGGAAGcaactcccaccaccaccaccaccaccactaatgaCATCTAAACGTCCAGCTCCTACTAGGGATCACCTCCCTCTTCCACCCCCACCTCCTCTTCCCCAAAACGAAAATCCTCGAATTGTTGCAATGGATGATTTTTTCATGAGAACTACATGCACTCCTCGTATTTACTTTCTACCATTGTCTGAAGAGCAGGTCGCAGCTAAGCTTGCCACCCAAGGCAAAAACACCAAGTAG